The Aquila chrysaetos chrysaetos chromosome 25, bAquChr1.4, whole genome shotgun sequence genome includes the window GATTTAGGGAAGTATTACTAATTGCAAGGGAAACCCCCTTAAGTCTCAGCCTAGACTCCGGCTTTTCAGGAAAGCATCCACAAGATGCTGGCTGGGCGGCTGCTGCCACATGGCCCAGAGAGGACCTCTGATAACATCCTTCTGCCAAACCTTTGCAGTTTTACATCCCTTCTGCAATGAACTGCTCACTTGGGAAGCTGCAGCTACTAAcgaaaaacaaatattttgaggagCTCTTTCAACACAGCCAAAGACAAGCTTCAaagggctgcagcccaggcCCTTTTTGAGAAACAGAAGGCCCCGAGGTAGAAGTAATAACTTTACAGCTGCCAAAAAGGGtgcttcagaggaaagaaatctgCAAAGCTGTCAATAAAATCTAAAGAGAAAACCATCAAGACAAGACTTCCTGATGCACCACTGAGCTAACGCCGGGCTAAGGGGAGGGAgaacaataaatgaaattaaagtgCAGCTTGACAAAAGCCTTGTTTGGGACATCACTTCTGGCACTGCTTTGATTTGTCTTCAATAAAAACATGTAAGCTTGTTGTTCCTTCTTCCAGCtcccttttctgtctctcctttGGTTGGCAATGAGCTCCTCTTTTGACTTTTACTAAAAGCTTCAAGGTCCCGTTTCCACCACAGTACCTATGCCTTTAGGAGACAGCTGCTTTTACATCAAAGTGCTCTCTCTGAAGCTCTGTGTGGCAGCATTGAGCCTTACCATGTTTATCAAGTAGTTTTTACAGGGTAATTTTCTTTTGGGCCACTTTTTTCCAGCTCCTGGATCAAGCTCCCCTACTTAGAGCCAAAGGGACATTGCTGCAGTCTCCAGGTTGAGGAGAGCTCGCAGCCCCAGTGCCACGGTGATGTAGCACTCAGTTGTCTTTTCTGTCCCACAGATATGGGACCTGGCCATTTGGTTTCTTCAAGAAGTTGGGTATTCCCGGGCCAAGACCTCTGCCTTTTTTCGGGACGTGCCTGGAATATCGCAAAGTAAGTGACCGAAACCTTCCTGGCTCCAGAAATACCCACCTTTACTCATACGGCTGTAGCTAAAGATACATGGCGATGATAAGTTATCTCCAAATGCCAAGCTCAGCTCTGATGCACAGGCTGTGCAAAGGCCAGCGCAGGATAAGGGCTCAGTAACGCAGACCGTGGGGCCTCGCCCTTCCAGCATCGCCAAACGAGCGCTCGTGGGTGGCTGATTTACAGCCGCCCTTTGCCAGCGTCCTGGCAAACAGCTCATTCACAAGCATGATGTACACTTACGCTGTCCTTCGTGATGTttttggagaggaggagaaCTCAGAAGGCAGCTCTGAACACCAATTTACAGATATTCCTCCCAACCCACCATCTCCAACACCATCCCCTGAACTGCACCGTCTcagagataatttttaaattgctttccaCAGGGTTTCTTGGAGTTTGACAATGAATGTTTCAAGAAATACGGGGAAGTCTGGGGGTGAGTATGAACCACTGATGTCTTCCTTAAGGTAAAACTAGAATCCAtacaaaggggagaaaaattcATTAGGAAAGCTCCCTTTTCTCTACTGCAGCCCTGACGGTCCCAGCAGGATGAGTACAGCAACAATAAGGTGCTCGTGGTGGCTTACATTAAAGCCTGATGATTGCAGGGCAGTGCCACTGTCATGCTATGTGGAAATTGCTTTGACCTATACTatgaaagctgttttaaagCTGATAACAAAAGGCCCTCACCTGCTCCTAACaaaatcagcagcaaaactACTATTTACTTAAGGGAGAATCTGGAACCAGGAGGTTTACCAACAGCAGAGGAACATGAGTGACTCCCAATATTGAGCGAAGAAGCAGATCCAAAGTCTGCTGACGTCCTCGTGCTGCTGATCCTTACCTGCTGCGGTGGGAGCTAGTGCAGCTATCGTTGCTCTGCTCTGGACACCTCCTATAGCTTTTATCGCTGCTGTTGTAACTTGCATATCCTCTCTAATGCATCCATCGGTCCCTAtagcaactttaaaaaatggtatCTGGAAAAGATGTCTTTACGTAAATGGCAAAAGTGCATAAATCCGCTTAATCTACATCTGTTCCAGGAAAGCATTCAGAACTGGCagcttaaaaagacaaaaacaaggATTGAGTTTCATCTCCAAGGATATTTCGGTGCTGTTAGCCCAAGTCTCCAGACACCCAATTCAAGAGCCTGAAAGGGGTCGAACAAGTTGCCTTCTAATACTGTAATGTGTTTAAGTGCCTGGAAAAACACAGAGTCAGGGGAGGAAGTGAAGACACTTGCTTCATTTAGTACCTGGTTCTTTGAGGGTCTGAGCCCTGCTCATTTCCCAGTGAATTTGGAAGGTGTTTAGCCCCCTTTATCATTTACAAAACCAGGTGGAAGAAGGCCTGGGAGtccttttccatctctcctTTCTACATTTCTCTGCTTAGGCATCTACAGAACAGCAAGGCTGGTGATGGAGGAGCATTTGTTtaacacattttgtttcatgGGCATCAGCCAAGCCTTGCACTTCAACTGTCTGGGGGTGTTTATCtgtctcctcttctccctctgccaggATTTACGATGGCAGGCAACCTGTGCTGGCTGTCATGGACCCCCAAATCATTAAATCTGTGCTGGTTAAAGAGTGTTACTCCACCTTTACCAACCGGCGGGTAAGAGCAGAAGAATCGTGATGTTCCACAGAGTCCAGAAAATAAAGTACAGGAGGAGACAAGGATGCCAACCATGTAGCGGGGTTCCCATAGGGGACGAGTGACTGCACTATAGGGATTACTGTAAATGGCCACTGTATGTCACTGTTCCCCTGCCTTACAGCCTGGGGACTGCATACCCAGGCTGGCAGAGGAAGCTCTTTGCCTGCACATCAGAAAAATTCTGCTCTCGCACCTATATATATCTCTATCTCTATATATATAGATATTAATTTGAATCTGTGTGAGCATTCAGGAATCTGCAAGGGTCCAGCTAGCACATGTGCCACCAGCTGGGATGCGGGCTCTGGGTGGCACGGTTAGGTGTGGGTACATACGTACGGGTGTTGGGCTTGTGGGATTACTTGTTCTAGACATGGGAATGGCATCTCACAGATGGTTTACTGCAGGAAAGGGGAttgtttatgtatgtgtgtCTTGAGAGAGGCTGTTTATAAGGCCTTAGCCTGCTGCCAGTAGTAATGCTGTTGAAATAGCCTGGGCAGGGACTTGCATGCTACATTCCCATCCTTGCAAAGAAACCGCTGTCTTTTCTGGGGTTAACACCTTGCCTTTTTCCCCTCTAGCATGTAGAACTAGCAGGGGTGCTGAACAACGCTATCTCATTAGCTGAAGACGAACAGTGGAAAAGGATTCGTACTGTGCTCTCTCCAACTTTCACCAGTGGGAAACTAAAGGAGGTAAAACACGGAGGAGCAGGTACCTACTAAATCAGAAAGTCAGTAGACAGTGTTATCAGGTTGAGATTGTCACAGGGGTCTGATTTCTTTAGTCAGAGCCTGGCAACGAAGCTGGCCTGTTTAATTTATGcctaatttaaaacaaaaaaggcttaaaataaaaccttagcAGAAAGATCttatttgtaaatattcatGAAACTCCCTGTAGTCTTCATAAGCCTGTCttaaagaagtaaaatgtaCTATACTTATGTGACCATATCTGGTTTGTGTTACAGATGTTCCCTATAATGAAGCACTATGGGGAAGCTTTGGTGAAAAATGTTCAAAAGCGAGTGGAAAAGGACAACGCTCTATCTGTAAAGGAGTAAGTAGCTGCTAGGAGCAGCAGGCTAAGCAGCAAACCTTGTTAGCAAGTGTTGCAGTTCATTCGTTACTGGCAACGCAGATCGCTCGCTGGGTAAACCAGACCTCTGAAATGAGGAACAGGGCTAGCTGAAAGCCTGGCTGGaaatttgaaagggaaaatttcagctgggatgttAGTGAAACTTCCTATAGGCAGAGACCCAGAAAGAAGTCTTCTAAAGGTAATTagatggggagaaaaatgctCCAGCACAGCTTTGGGAATCCACAGATCTGAGACAACCCCAAATCCACCAGGAAAACCCAGTTTTCCCCGCATATACTCAGGATCTCTGTGCACCACCTTCTTATACCACAGGACACCAGGATTGCTGGCCTCTCTGCCCACCCCCTAGCACTGTGGGATGCTCATCCATCACTTGCCCCATTGctgggaggagtgggaaggGAGCCTGTAGTGTGGCCCTGGGTGTGTCATCCTCATCTGTGCCCTCCTTGCAGGCTCTGGAACAAAACCCGTGTATTTCATCCCCAATTTCAAAGCACAGATGCAGAAGGGGCAGCTGCACACCAGTAGTCACACACCAGCAAAGCTCTCCCCTACCAAAAACCCCATAAGAGGAGGGCTTGGACAGTTTGTAATATTATAGGGCTGTGCTGAGTTGAACAAGACCATTTTCATGGCGTGTTCGAAGCAAAGTGTGTTACCACTCCTCCCCAAGAAGCTAACATGCTCGAGAGCTACATGCTGACCTTGCACTAACCTGTTCATGTAGTtacatgctgttttaaaatcctCAGAAAAGCTGTCCGATTTCAAAAGCCACACAGGCTTGAAACCAAAGCTCTCTAAAAATCTATTCCTTTCACTATAAGTGCTTTTCAGTTACCATATAGccaatttccttttcaaaaccaGGGCAGGAGGTCTTACGAGAATTTATATTTGAATGTCACATaggcattaggaaaaaatacattcactTGGTCCAAATATTTAAGCACAGCCTATCTTTTCCACCTTTCCTCAGCATCTTTGGAAGCTACAGCATGGACGTCGTCACCAGCACTTCGTTCGGTGTGAACATCGACTCCATGAACAACCCCAAAGACCCCTTTGTCAGAGAGATGCAGAAGCTGGTCAAGTTTGACTTTTTTGACCCACTCTTCATCTTGATATGTAAGTGACTTTTTTGTTGAAAACTTCATTCAGGTGTCAGAGTACTATGGAAGTGTGACTTTAGCGAGCATATCAGACTGGTGCATCCTATACATTAGCCAATCAACTACTGCTCAGATAACTTCACTAGCTAGGGTGGAAGTCCTAATGGCTCTTGTCTCGTCGTTTCCTTGTTGTTAGCTTCATGCTAAAACTCTGGGAGGGAGATGGGTAAAAGCTTCCTCCACCTTTGGCATCCACAACGCGAGAAACATATGAACATCCCAGCCCATATCCAAATAAGCGCTGGAAAATTATTCAAGGGTTGAAAAGCAAGTTTAGCTGTGCAGCTTGAGGAGAGTGGTGCtatctgaaatgcattttctggaAGAGAGTGCTGAGTGGGGACTGTAATTAGATCCAATTTCCTAGCAGTGCAACAGCTTAGCAGTGATGGTGATGGACCTTAAATCACTTGCAACCTTAAATCAAGATTAGACACCTTGCTAAAACACAGGGAAAGTTGTGATCTGTGCATAGAGGAGGTTCTGGTGCTGTAGATTTTATGAATCTATACACAAGCTCAAGATCCAGTCTCTATGATGAAGGAAATGCTTTGAAGGGgacttgaaaatatttgcatgaacACAGCATGGCAGTGACATAGCTCAGCctgaaaaaagaattcagaatttgcaatatttctcttctgagcCACATTTCTGTTGTAGTGCTGTAAAATGTACAGAAGTAACCTGTCCTTAGAAAACAGTGCCTTAGAAAAAGAAGGTGGCATATGCTTCCATCATCTCTTAAAGCAATGATTATACCCAGCTCAGTTGTGCCCATCTGACAGAAACTTGAGGGAGGGTTGCATCAAGACAAACTATcccaagggaaggagaaagaggaaaaaaggcaaagtccAGGCTTTTCCCAGGTAAAGAATtcaaaaaaggaataatttctcAGTAACATCGTTAATTCCTCAGTAACTTCCATAGCTATCTTGTATGAGGTGGAGTTTGTTTACAGTGTGCAATTTTATtctcaatttgtttttcagttgtatGCCCATTCGTTATTCCTCTTTTGGCCAAGATGAATGTAAGCTTCTTCCCCAGGGAAGCAGTAGATTTCTTCATGAGATCCCTCTCCAAAATTAAGCAGGATCGTGAAAAGGAGGCTCACAAGGTAAGTGAGCGTTAATTTGCTAGTAATTGTGGCTGAAAATACACTTAAGTGAAATATAATTAGGGTGATAATATCAAAGGTGAAGCCAAAGTACAATGACTCAACAAAACCCTGAATCTACTTAAGTGTAAACACTTCCTTTTAGTACTGTCAGAAAAGCCTCACCTGACCAGTCTTGGCAGAAAAGCAAGTGGACTTTATACATCCGTGATCTGAAGCTAAATCCAGATAAAGGCTCAGTAGAATTGGACTAAGCTTGGGTTTGCAGAATTTGTAATAAGTCAAAGTAAGAGACTCCCTGAAGAAGATTAGGCAGAGGATGAGAGAGAGCAGagtaagcagcagcagagcagcaataCCACCTTTCAGGGTTGTGCCTTCCcctctcatttttcaaaaattgaaGCTGCTTCTTGGCAAAATTCTCCCTTTTAGAGTTTGGATCCCTTTCCCAAAATTCATTCAAGACACTGCTCTCCCACCCAATGGCTTCatgaaaaggacagaaaggtttccaaaataaaaaacaagtgttAATGTTTTTCAATAAGGAAGTGACATgcattttggggatgctttcagtttaaaaattatgcttGGGGTATGAAATCTGCTTATCTGAGCCCTCCAAGGGACCTGTCACCAAAGAAactctcctgcttttcttctcagggCAGAGTAGATTTTCTGCAGCTGATGATCGAATCCCAGAACTCAACCAGCCACAAGAGCAATGAAGCGAACCACTCATATAAAAGTAACAACATCCAAATACAGATCACGGGAACAGGGGCTGCGGGAGTGAGGAGAATATGGGGAGCTGTTTCCCAGAGAAAGGCTCAGTGGGTCACCACCACCTCCACTGACCAGCTCTAGGCAGAAGTCTCTGTCCCTTGTTGCCAGCACCAGGGCTAAGGGGAATCCCCCGGGTCCTTTGCCAGGGAGTAGGACTGCCGTATCAATCATTTATACCCGGGAAAATATCTGGCTCCTCTCTCAAATCACTTTTTCCGAACAGATAGCAGTGTAGCTCTAAATATGTGATCAGAAAATAACTGCAACCCCACCCGTTGCTACCTCTTCCTTGCTGAGACCATCAGCATCGGTTTTGCTCATCTCCCCGCATCCTCTCTCCTCACAGCCCTGACCGACTCAGAGATCCTGTCACAAGCATTCATCTTTATATTTGCTGGCTACGAGCCCACCAGCAGCGCGCTTTGTTTCCTGGCATACGAGCTGGCCATGCATCCCGACGTGCAGCAAAAACTGCTGGAGGAAATCGACACCGTTTTACCCAACAAGGTAAGGGGACATTGAGTGATGGCGAAGACCCTCTGACCCCGCTGTCCTCCTTGTTCTGTCAAGATGATGAGAAATCTTTAGCTCCTAAACACCCTGCCCCTGGGATCTTCCAAGAGCTCCAAGAGGCACACGCTGAGACAACTCAGCCCTGTAGCGATTTTCTTTTGGCAGCTGAAACCTTCCAGGCCACCCCACTGCACAAACCCATTTGACCCACGCACAAAGTGGGTGTGGATTTCCAGGCATTTCCATCACTCAGGGatggaaaatgaaatcaatCGTGCAATTTCTACCTTGCGTTTTGTTCTACAGTGAGTCCGAGTCATAGCTGGGGCAGTAGGGTTGGGGACACCCTGGTCTCAGCAGTCATTTTAGGACAATCCAATCCTCATGCCAACATACCTGGTCACCTTTCTCTTGTCATCCTACAGGCTCCTCTCACATACGAAGCAATGATGCAATTGGAATATCTTGACATGACAGTGAGTGAAACCCTTCGGCTCTTTCCCCTTGGAGGACGGCTTGAGAGAACCTGCAAGAAAGACGTAGAGATAAAAGGAGTGACCATTCCCAAAGGAACCGTCGTTATAATCCCAACCCATACCCTGCACCACAACCCCAAGTACTGGCCAAACCCAGAAGAGTTCAGACCAGAAAGGTACAAAAAGCAtaatgaaagggaagaaatagcATGCTTTTTCCTCACATAGTAATTAAGTATTAATCTCTGATTATCTTTCTAACTGTGTTCTTCCCATCTTTTTACAAACAATACCGATGAGAAATTGCAGGCTCATGGGAACGtcattttaagaagaaaatgagctttGCACTTAAAGCAGGTTTTCAAACAACATAATCTTATTGGGAGAATAACATTGATACCTCACGACATCTTGTACACAGTTTTTAGGCTTGCTGACAGAGTGGGTAGTTGGTGAGTTTTTGTAACCGCTGGCCATCCTTCTGTATAATCTTCATTGCTGAACCTGTGTCCTTCACACAGGCTTTGCTACCAAATATACCAGAGTTGATTCTTCCAGAGTTGCCGTCCCTCCTTGTTTTCAAGGAGGTGATAACTTTTCCCCAGTTGGTTATTTTTTAGAATTGGTCTCTACCTCTCGTTCCCAGTAAGACTAAAGCCATAGGCTGCTCCTAACCAAGATGACTCCTGGTTTCTCTCCCAGTAAACACAGCAGATAGAAAATATCAGTCACTTTGGGAGAGCACGTTGCCTAGATTTTCACCTTGCTTCCAACTTCTACTAGTCTGGATGGAcagaattaaaatcaaacaCTCAAGTGGGATCCCACCCTGTCCTGCACAAGGGCTCTGACACAGCACTCGATTGCTGGGGTA containing:
- the LOC115335935 gene encoding cytochrome P450 3A9-like: MNLLSLFSTETWALLLLFIALLVAYGTWPFGFFKKLGIPGPRPLPFFGTCLEYRKGFLEFDNECFKKYGEVWGIYDGRQPVLAVMDPQIIKSVLVKECYSTFTNRRHVELAGVLNNAISLAEDEQWKRIRTVLSPTFTSGKLKEMFPIMKHYGEALVKNVQKRVEKDNALSVKDIFGSYSMDVVTSTSFGVNIDSMNNPKDPFVREMQKLVKFDFFDPLFILIFVCPFVIPLLAKMNVSFFPREAVDFFMRSLSKIKQDREKEAHKGRVDFLQLMIESQNSTSHKSNEANHSYKTLTDSEILSQAFIFIFAGYEPTSSALCFLAYELAMHPDVQQKLLEEIDTVLPNKAPLTYEAMMQLEYLDMTVSETLRLFPLGGRLERTCKKDVEIKGVTIPKGTVVIIPTHTLHHNPKYWPNPEEFRPERFSKENKETIDPYMYLPFGAGPRNCIGMRFALLTLKVGITILLQHFTFQTCKETQIPLKLSSQGFLRPEKPIVLKLVPRTNTAPTEA